In a genomic window of Leisingera caerulea DSM 24564:
- a CDS encoding thermonuclease family protein, which produces MRLSLFMLAFAVLAPPLWAGGVKVRDADTIVVSGTPVRLQGVDAPELDTGAGKDARRWMVNYLAGKSVECRLNGERTYDRHVGVCYADGVDIGAAVIAAGYALDCQRYSGGRYQRLETPAAKSRLRRARYCR; this is translated from the coding sequence GTGCGGCTCTCATTGTTCATGCTGGCATTCGCGGTGCTTGCTCCGCCCCTTTGGGCGGGCGGGGTGAAGGTGCGCGATGCTGACACGATAGTGGTGAGCGGTACGCCGGTTCGCTTGCAGGGGGTGGACGCTCCAGAACTGGATACCGGTGCTGGTAAGGACGCCCGTCGCTGGATGGTCAATTACCTCGCGGGCAAATCGGTTGAGTGCCGCTTGAATGGTGAGCGGACATATGACCGGCACGTCGGTGTTTGCTATGCGGACGGGGTTGATATTGGCGCCGCCGTCATTGCTGCCGGTTACGCGCTGGATTGTCAGCGGTACTCGGGCGGGCGGTATCAGCGCCTTGAAACACCTGCCGCGAAATCGAGGTTGCGGCGGGCGCG
- a CDS encoding recombinase family protein, translating to MMAKSSKKADPETEKRPVRKIGYARVSTADQNPDMQIQALKDYGVPEELIFVDRASGGSLSRPNFIRALRFAQHPGTEFVVWKLDRLGRTLEGVISVLNLFEQRGLKFFSLTERVDMTTPMGKAMVQIMGAVAELERNLIIERTRAGVERAKARGEKPGRPIAMTPARVEVADMMLRTGKRGQEVFDAVKPLSEVKLSRAAYYAFQKRWDAGEIETVDDGEQP from the coding sequence ATGATGGCGAAAAGCAGTAAGAAAGCAGATCCCGAAACCGAAAAGCGGCCGGTTCGGAAAATCGGGTACGCCCGCGTCTCGACCGCCGACCAAAACCCGGACATGCAGATCCAGGCGCTCAAGGATTATGGCGTACCGGAAGAGTTGATCTTCGTGGATCGGGCCAGCGGCGGCAGTCTAAGCCGCCCAAACTTTATCCGCGCGCTGAGGTTCGCGCAGCACCCTGGTACAGAGTTCGTCGTCTGGAAGCTTGACCGGCTGGGCCGAACGCTGGAAGGCGTCATTAGTGTTCTGAACTTGTTCGAGCAGCGCGGTTTGAAGTTCTTCAGCCTGACAGAGCGTGTGGATATGACCACCCCGATGGGCAAGGCTATGGTGCAAATCATGGGCGCGGTCGCTGAGCTGGAGCGCAATCTGATCATTGAACGCACCAGAGCAGGGGTCGAAAGGGCCAAGGCGCGGGGCGAGAAGCCTGGACGCCCGATTGCCATGACCCCCGCGCGGGTCGAGGTCGCTGATATGATGTTGCGCACCGGCAAGCGCGGGCAGGAAGTCTTTGATGCGGTCAAACCGCTATCAGAGGTCAAGCTGAGCCGGGCCGCGTATTATGCCTTTCAGAAGCGGTGGGACGCGGGCGAGATAGAAACCGTCGATGACGGTGAACAACCATAA
- a CDS encoding transcription initiation factor IIE subunit alpha family protein — MTRYSNGGGGYAEFECGFCQVDYDLFDFDYIEASRASNQGETFKCPNCGKTAAIKDETP; from the coding sequence ATGACCCGATACAGCAACGGCGGAGGCGGATACGCCGAGTTCGAATGCGGGTTCTGCCAAGTGGATTATGACCTGTTCGACTTCGATTACATCGAGGCCAGCCGGGCCAGCAACCAAGGTGAAACCTTCAAGTGCCCAAACTGCGGCAAGACGGCCGCCATCAAAGACGAAACTCCTTAA